A single Phycisphaeraceae bacterium DNA region contains:
- a CDS encoding tetratricopeptide repeat protein — MASRVNKSFVIIVSSVVVVLLIGVAAIGVLSLRKSSAQLAAIAAQHVAGGNYELACETYARAVNKDQSNPELLEKWIDCLEHFTPTSQQTIRDKYYAEYVPALQTLAEVQRTNVAAHRRFLDEAFSPATKFGGDLAAWEALLRKSEDALRFFADKPEDGAVLRRYAGMARLNVIRASKSPDRVKLERAREDLTAAIAADPADADATIALADLDMVRYENARLGGDEAAAAAALADATGTLETFTSAHPDSTKALVALLRLRVNSSVRALQREGKSTRDVISLHRDTIDRVITSIREAPPASLDPAVVGIAAQYIQAVPELGRDAAVEVLTQALKGHPNDPILLKQLAETEARADRPEEAIAAFQKVVDLPNRPVGLMAVVLQSMRSSAAARQIETVMLQIKGNTPPEEREQLIARAKKFRDDLAAKAGESSKEVRLADVKLKYLANELGAARVAVTAYLDRDDPNDVQALGLLGDILQKMNVGGEARRVYERVVELQPANVQARLYVANMAAQAGEYPVAIMHLQQVMLVDPSNKEIERQLAVIKEMQRYNRGQGTTTDKVLIVLDQAEKASTADSDPQRAIAIIRKGIVDLGRDDRLVSVLIQLLAMSGDRAAALEEAKLAVQASPDNRVFKSMEQQLSFTDPLEAAKASVLASDVSEVQKQLYLASIYQRFGKKSEAAAALAEARRIDPENPGVIEQSFSEALVAGDLDKAAALGAKGTAKNIDNVDGLSYKGRLAWARGEYQEGAAAFQRAAEIDRFNPIVWRFLGDCRFKLKQYEQAAQAYTQAVEIQPNEMASFKGLIMSRVLANRLDDALMIARRAPRGAASDEDFAMLLIGLETEAPSGDRKIAIEKRREWAKNRPADRENRVQLAGLLIGQKALDEARAQIDLLSKDGAGVDVATLDAAWQAAKGNVLQARKVLEDFIATQPAGSLTDVPYVRLAALLAQNNLVEEALSVLQEGAKYQDPVTMNCDRQRARLMMLSNRCDDAVVVLKSIRDRAKSDPNDELTRAIIECLLKTEKYAEAESAINSIESASKDPALLLAQARAAAGRNDMARARTLLDRAVAADPTSPVPYITRADFLSMDAERAQDVEQDLQAAIRVDPKGVAARVRLARFYAYRGQWDQALDQWQQAVAAEPDNDGVRLDLLNTLMGRGNFKQAADLVSQAIARKPDSVQWLVFSSDVFIKAGTPDPAIKHLEHAWDLNKSAPVALAYVEVLLKSSRPNLQKARDVLAAPELEIDKSFPLLMTRARVFKEAGQMPRAEADAMAAFALVDQSDANACANFVVAMQALLPTPTDQARMLAALKTKYTFKDWFEFQDLKLRAALPGGPTPEIVAGFERLAERKDRLDLALTARSSLARLAITATPPRPEEAAAQFRKVLELAPDDPETNNNLAYILCEDLGRPEEALPYAQRGSKARVNSMSYLDTLGTIYLRLGRLAEAEETLQRALAASPNMVEKTPVFLHLGEVQLAQGNRTEASKSVRRLEELLAGNPGLQAEYGSKVDQLRQKLSTP; from the coding sequence AGAGCAGCGCCCAACTCGCCGCCATCGCCGCGCAGCATGTCGCCGGCGGAAACTACGAACTCGCCTGCGAGACCTACGCCCGCGCGGTCAACAAAGATCAGTCCAACCCCGAACTGCTTGAAAAGTGGATCGACTGCCTCGAGCACTTCACCCCCACATCACAGCAGACCATCCGCGACAAGTACTACGCCGAGTACGTGCCCGCCCTGCAGACGCTCGCCGAGGTCCAGCGCACGAACGTCGCTGCGCACCGGCGGTTCCTTGACGAGGCCTTCTCCCCGGCGACCAAGTTCGGCGGCGACCTGGCCGCCTGGGAGGCGCTCCTACGCAAGTCCGAGGACGCCCTCCGCTTCTTTGCCGATAAGCCCGAGGATGGCGCTGTGCTCCGTCGTTACGCGGGCATGGCGAGGCTGAACGTCATCCGTGCCTCCAAGAGCCCCGACCGAGTCAAACTCGAACGCGCCCGCGAAGACCTCACCGCCGCGATCGCCGCTGATCCCGCCGATGCCGACGCCACCATCGCCCTGGCCGATCTCGACATGGTCCGCTACGAGAACGCCAGGCTTGGCGGCGACGAGGCCGCCGCGGCCGCCGCGCTCGCCGATGCCACCGGCACGCTCGAGACCTTTACGTCCGCACACCCCGACTCGACCAAGGCCCTGGTCGCGTTGCTCCGGCTCCGCGTCAACTCCAGCGTGCGTGCCCTCCAGCGGGAGGGCAAGTCGACCCGGGACGTGATCTCGCTCCACCGCGACACCATCGACCGCGTCATCACATCGATCCGTGAGGCCCCCCCTGCCTCGCTCGACCCCGCCGTCGTCGGCATCGCCGCGCAGTACATCCAGGCCGTGCCCGAACTCGGTCGCGATGCGGCTGTCGAGGTTCTCACGCAGGCCCTCAAGGGCCACCCCAACGACCCGATCCTGCTCAAGCAGCTCGCCGAGACCGAGGCCCGAGCCGACCGCCCCGAGGAGGCGATCGCTGCGTTCCAGAAAGTCGTCGACCTGCCGAACAGACCGGTTGGCCTCATGGCCGTCGTTCTCCAATCGATGCGGTCCTCCGCCGCGGCGAGGCAGATCGAGACGGTGATGCTGCAGATCAAAGGCAATACGCCCCCCGAGGAACGCGAGCAACTGATCGCCCGGGCCAAGAAGTTCCGCGACGACCTGGCGGCGAAGGCCGGCGAGTCGAGCAAGGAAGTCCGCCTGGCCGACGTGAAACTCAAGTACCTCGCCAACGAACTCGGCGCGGCGCGAGTCGCCGTGACCGCCTACCTCGATCGCGACGACCCCAACGACGTCCAGGCCCTCGGTCTGCTCGGCGACATCCTTCAGAAGATGAACGTCGGCGGCGAGGCCCGGAGGGTCTACGAGCGGGTCGTCGAACTCCAGCCCGCGAACGTGCAGGCGCGGCTCTACGTCGCCAACATGGCGGCCCAGGCGGGCGAGTACCCCGTCGCGATCATGCACCTCCAACAGGTCATGCTGGTCGATCCCTCCAACAAGGAGATCGAGAGACAACTCGCGGTCATCAAGGAAATGCAGCGATACAACCGCGGTCAGGGCACCACCACGGACAAGGTGCTCATCGTGCTCGACCAAGCCGAGAAAGCCTCGACCGCCGATTCCGATCCCCAGCGAGCCATCGCGATCATCCGCAAAGGAATCGTTGATCTCGGGCGCGACGACCGCCTGGTCAGCGTGCTGATCCAGTTGCTCGCGATGTCCGGCGATCGCGCCGCCGCCCTCGAGGAGGCCAAGCTGGCGGTGCAGGCCTCGCCCGACAACCGCGTTTTCAAGTCGATGGAACAGCAACTGAGTTTCACCGACCCGCTCGAGGCGGCGAAGGCGTCCGTGCTCGCGAGCGACGTCAGCGAGGTGCAGAAGCAGCTCTATCTGGCGTCGATCTACCAGCGGTTCGGAAAGAAGAGCGAGGCCGCCGCCGCACTCGCAGAGGCCAGGCGGATCGACCCCGAGAACCCCGGCGTGATCGAGCAGTCGTTCAGCGAAGCCCTCGTCGCCGGCGACCTGGACAAGGCCGCGGCGCTCGGCGCCAAGGGCACTGCCAAGAACATCGACAACGTCGACGGTCTGTCCTACAAGGGCCGTCTCGCGTGGGCCCGCGGCGAGTACCAGGAGGGCGCCGCCGCGTTCCAGCGGGCCGCCGAAATCGACCGTTTCAACCCGATCGTGTGGCGATTCCTCGGTGACTGCCGCTTCAAGCTCAAGCAGTACGAACAGGCCGCCCAGGCCTACACCCAGGCGGTGGAGATCCAGCCCAACGAGATGGCGTCCTTCAAGGGCCTCATCATGTCGCGGGTCCTCGCCAATCGGCTTGACGACGCCCTCATGATCGCCCGCCGTGCTCCCCGTGGGGCCGCGTCTGATGAGGACTTCGCGATGCTCCTGATCGGTCTGGAGACCGAGGCGCCCTCCGGCGACCGCAAGATCGCTATCGAGAAACGCCGTGAATGGGCCAAGAACCGCCCCGCCGACCGCGAGAACCGGGTGCAGCTCGCCGGTCTGCTGATCGGCCAGAAGGCACTCGACGAGGCCCGCGCCCAGATCGACCTGCTGAGCAAGGACGGGGCCGGAGTCGACGTCGCCACCCTCGACGCGGCCTGGCAGGCCGCCAAGGGGAACGTCCTGCAGGCCCGCAAGGTGCTCGAGGACTTCATCGCGACCCAGCCCGCGGGGTCGCTCACCGATGTCCCGTACGTCCGCCTCGCCGCGCTGCTGGCGCAGAACAACCTCGTCGAGGAGGCCCTCTCCGTCCTCCAGGAGGGAGCCAAGTACCAGGACCCGGTCACGATGAACTGCGACCGCCAGCGCGCCCGCCTGATGATGCTCTCCAACCGCTGCGACGACGCCGTGGTCGTGCTCAAGAGCATCCGCGATCGCGCGAAGTCCGATCCCAATGATGAACTGACGCGGGCAATCATCGAATGCCTGCTCAAGACCGAGAAGTACGCCGAGGCTGAGTCGGCGATCAACAGCATCGAGTCCGCATCGAAGGACCCCGCGCTGCTGCTGGCCCAGGCCCGGGCCGCCGCCGGCCGCAACGACATGGCCCGCGCCCGCACGCTGCTCGACCGCGCCGTCGCAGCGGACCCGACGTCACCGGTTCCTTACATCACCCGCGCCGACTTCCTGTCCATGGACGCCGAGCGCGCCCAGGACGTCGAGCAGGACCTGCAGGCCGCCATCCGTGTCGACCCCAAGGGCGTCGCCGCGAGAGTCCGGCTCGCACGCTTCTACGCCTACCGCGGCCAGTGGGACCAGGCGCTCGACCAGTGGCAGCAGGCTGTTGCCGCCGAACCGGACAACGACGGCGTGCGGCTCGATCTGCTCAACACCCTGATGGGCCGCGGCAACTTCAAACAGGCCGCCGACCTCGTCTCGCAGGCGATCGCCCGCAAACCCGATTCAGTCCAGTGGCTCGTCTTCTCTTCCGATGTGTTTATCAAGGCCGGCACGCCCGACCCCGCGATCAAGCACTTGGAGCACGCCTGGGATCTTAACAAGTCGGCCCCGGTCGCCCTCGCGTACGTCGAGGTCCTCCTCAAGTCCAGCCGCCCCAACCTCCAAAAGGCCCGCGACGTCCTCGCCGCGCCGGAACTGGAGATCGACAAGAGCTTCCCGCTGCTCATGACGCGGGCGAGGGTCTTCAAGGAGGCGGGCCAGATGCCCCGCGCCGAGGCCGACGCCATGGCCGCCTTCGCGCTCGTGGACCAGTCGGATGCCAACGCCTGCGCCAACTTCGTCGTCGCGATGCAGGCGCTCCTCCCTACCCCGACGGATCAGGCCCGGATGCTCGCCGCGCTCAAGACCAAGTACACATTCAAGGACTGGTTCGAGTTCCAGGACTTGAAGCTGCGGGCGGCCTTGCCCGGCGGCCCGACCCCCGAGATCGTCGCGGGATTCGAGCGACTGGCCGAACGCAAGGACCGATTGGACCTCGCGCTGACCGCCCGGTCGTCGCTGGCCCGCCTGGCCATCACCGCGACGCCGCCCCGCCCCGAGGAGGCCGCGGCCCAGTTCCGCAAGGTTCTCGAGTTGGCGCCGGACGACCCGGAGACGAACAACAACCTCGCTTACATCCTCTGCGAGGATCTCGGTCGGCCCGAGGAGGCCCTGCCCTACGCCCAGCGAGGCTCCAAGGCCCGGGTCAACAGCATGAGTTACCTGGATACCCTTGGAACGATCTATCTTCGACTCGGCCGTCTTGCCGAGGCCGAAGAGACATTGCAGCGGGCTTTGGCAGCCAGCCCGAACATGGTGGAGAAGACGCCCGTATTCCTCCATCTCGGGGAGGTGCAGTTGGCCCAGGGCAATCGCACCGAGGCCAGCAAGTCCGTGCGCCGACTCGAAGAACTCCTCGCCGGAAACCCGGGTCTTCAGGCCGAATACGGGTCCAAGGTGGACCAACTCAGGCAGAAACTCTCGACGCCCTGA
- a CDS encoding polysaccharide biosynthesis tyrosine autokinase, with protein sequence MTTATPPRPSVASPSRPVPAGPGGSPGVASVDPIKLLKQHATLLTVCVIVGGMIGLAFHFTMMATWPVYQSQVIYECALPIQDMSKVDAAVVYSQDEIDRFMGTQAALMTSELVLQAAAKDPEVMDTKWAKGFVNSQGAYQWRDAAIQLENRLSARVRPMTMLVQLTCTWKNAAETATLVNAVNRAYLEDFQRSTRSQTSDRRDALGRRLQDLRETIQSLASQRERIITETGLDADGQQIGGQHIELQQLSSKRTEDAAKAATLLSLLEEYRQRVGNMGEVQFPDRVRDEAMNDALVKNMDSELADLRSREQSFQKQGLGDNHPDVKAIRTLIASKANQRDRAFEDTLLRLFNGLMDSTRSSYEATISSVRDLDQKIAESNKKREQLLQAKLRLEVIKDQIERYTANVNDAENAIKQLDVIGNLKEGNRVRVIRSGQTPTKVTFPKLYISVPGGAILLPLLVGGALFLREVFDQRVRGPADLSLIPRLKLLGMIPDAAEDPARPANVALAFRDSPQSVVTESIRQLRAPLSKKLEQAGHKSMLVMAGMPGSGATTTACNLAIANAATDIRVLVIDANFRRPGVHKVFGLPEGPGLGDVLANQAQLATATQSTNVPNLSVLAAGTSANRALPERLATDTMTRLLREAADSYDLVLVDAPPAIVSGDGLVLANRCDAVCLVVRALAEKRGLVARLQAQLLDCRGEFLGVIVNAVRSSAGGYFKRNIKATHEYQNAKA encoded by the coding sequence ATGACTACAGCCACACCACCCAGACCTTCGGTCGCCTCCCCATCGCGCCCCGTACCCGCAGGCCCCGGAGGTTCCCCAGGGGTCGCCTCGGTCGACCCCATCAAGCTGCTCAAGCAGCACGCGACGTTGCTGACGGTCTGTGTGATCGTCGGTGGGATGATCGGGCTTGCCTTTCACTTCACCATGATGGCGACCTGGCCCGTCTACCAGTCCCAGGTGATCTACGAGTGTGCGCTGCCGATCCAGGACATGTCCAAGGTGGATGCGGCCGTCGTGTACAGCCAGGATGAGATCGATCGCTTCATGGGCACGCAGGCGGCGCTGATGACCTCCGAACTGGTCCTTCAGGCCGCGGCCAAGGACCCTGAGGTCATGGACACCAAGTGGGCCAAGGGGTTCGTGAACAGCCAGGGCGCCTACCAGTGGAGGGACGCCGCGATCCAGTTGGAAAACCGCCTCTCCGCCCGCGTGAGGCCGATGACCATGCTCGTGCAGCTCACCTGCACGTGGAAGAACGCGGCCGAGACCGCGACCCTCGTCAACGCCGTCAACCGCGCGTACCTCGAGGATTTCCAGCGGAGCACGAGGTCGCAGACCAGCGACCGGCGCGATGCGCTCGGCCGGCGCCTCCAGGATCTCCGTGAAACGATCCAGTCGCTCGCCTCGCAGCGAGAACGGATCATCACCGAAACCGGGCTCGATGCAGACGGCCAGCAGATCGGCGGGCAGCACATCGAGCTGCAGCAACTTTCCAGCAAGCGCACCGAGGACGCCGCCAAGGCCGCGACCCTGCTCTCGCTCCTCGAGGAGTACCGGCAGCGGGTCGGCAATATGGGCGAGGTCCAGTTTCCCGACCGCGTCCGTGACGAGGCGATGAACGATGCGCTCGTCAAGAACATGGACAGCGAACTCGCCGATCTCCGCTCCCGCGAGCAGTCCTTTCAGAAGCAGGGGCTCGGCGACAACCACCCGGACGTCAAGGCGATCCGGACGCTGATCGCGAGCAAGGCCAACCAGCGCGACCGCGCCTTCGAGGACACCCTGCTCCGTCTCTTCAATGGCCTGATGGACTCCACCCGCTCGAGTTACGAGGCCACGATCAGTTCCGTCAGGGATCTCGATCAGAAGATTGCCGAGTCCAACAAGAAGCGAGAGCAACTCCTTCAGGCCAAGCTCCGTCTTGAGGTCATCAAGGACCAGATCGAGCGGTACACCGCCAACGTCAACGACGCCGAGAACGCCATCAAGCAGCTCGACGTTATCGGCAACCTCAAGGAGGGCAACCGCGTCCGCGTCATCCGCAGCGGCCAGACGCCGACAAAGGTCACCTTCCCCAAGCTCTATATCAGCGTCCCCGGCGGGGCCATCCTGCTCCCGCTGCTCGTCGGCGGCGCCCTGTTCCTCCGCGAGGTCTTCGACCAGCGCGTCCGCGGCCCCGCCGATCTCTCGCTCATCCCTCGCCTCAAGCTGCTCGGCATGATCCCCGACGCGGCGGAGGACCCGGCTCGCCCGGCCAACGTCGCCCTCGCCTTCCGCGACTCCCCGCAGAGCGTGGTTACCGAGAGCATCCGCCAGCTCCGCGCCCCGCTCTCCAAGAAGCTCGAGCAGGCAGGTCACAAGTCCATGCTGGTGATGGCTGGCATGCCCGGTTCCGGTGCCACCACCACCGCGTGCAACCTGGCTATCGCCAACGCGGCGACCGATATCCGCGTCCTGGTCATCGACGCCAACTTCCGCCGCCCGGGCGTCCACAAGGTCTTCGGACTCCCCGAAGGCCCGGGGCTCGGCGATGTCCTTGCCAACCAGGCCCAGCTTGCCACCGCCACCCAGTCCACAAACGTTCCGAATCTCTCCGTCCTTGCCGCCGGCACCAGCGCCAACCGGGCTCTCCCCGAGCGGCTGGCCACCGACACGATGACCCGCCTGCTCCGCGAGGCGGCCGACTCATACGACCTCGTGCTGGTCGATGCGCCTCCGGCGATCGTCTCCGGCGACGGTCTGGTGCTCGCCAACCGCTGCGACGCCGTGTGTCTCGTCGTCCGCGCCCTCGCCGAGAAGCGTGGCCTGGTCGCCCGGCTCCAGGCCCAGCTCCTGGACTGCCGTGGCGAGTTCCTGGGTGTCATCGTCAACGCCGTCCGCTCCTCAGCCGGCGGCTATTTCAAGAGGAACATCAAGGCCACGCACGAGTACCAGAACGCCAAGGCTTGA
- a CDS encoding GDP-mannose 4,6-dehydratase: MSTPAPTPTPRRTLVTGGAGFIGSHLTEALLARGDHVTVIDDLSTGRRENLPRSLPAGLRFIEADLAAALQGFSNGETFDEIYHLAAAVGVRLIVDEPIKSIETNVFQTSALLQFALSHGPAGAPAPTLIASSSEVYGKSERSPFHEDDDVVYGATTKTRWSYACSKAIDEYLALAHHARHGLGAVVVRFFNTVGPRQVGSYGMVLPNFVASAIRGEPLTIHGDGHQTRCFCDVRDVAGALPRLVGNRGCHGRVLNLGSDAPISMNRLADLVIHTLGSSSHTVHVPYEIAYSPGFEDLRQRRPDLTRLREAIGFAPTRTLEQTIVDIAHTLGWLPAGGASVTTVTGTRARGPMP, translated from the coding sequence GTGAGTACCCCCGCGCCCACACCAACGCCACGCCGCACCCTCGTCACCGGGGGTGCGGGTTTCATTGGCTCCCACCTGACCGAGGCCCTGCTCGCACGGGGCGACCACGTCACAGTGATCGACGACCTCTCAACGGGTCGCCGCGAGAACCTGCCACGGTCCCTGCCGGCCGGCCTCCGATTCATCGAGGCCGATCTCGCGGCGGCGCTCCAGGGATTCAGCAACGGCGAAACGTTCGACGAGATCTACCACCTCGCCGCCGCCGTCGGCGTCCGGCTCATCGTGGATGAGCCCATCAAATCGATCGAGACCAATGTCTTCCAGACCTCGGCGCTGCTCCAGTTCGCGCTGTCGCACGGCCCGGCTGGTGCCCCGGCCCCGACGCTCATCGCCTCCTCTTCGGAGGTCTACGGCAAGTCCGAGCGGTCCCCGTTCCACGAGGACGACGACGTCGTCTACGGCGCGACCACCAAGACACGCTGGTCCTACGCCTGCTCCAAGGCCATCGACGAGTACCTCGCCCTGGCCCACCATGCCCGGCACGGACTCGGCGCGGTCGTCGTTCGCTTTTTCAATACCGTCGGGCCCAGACAGGTCGGGTCGTACGGCATGGTGCTGCCGAACTTCGTGGCCAGCGCCATCCGCGGCGAGCCGCTGACGATTCATGGCGACGGGCACCAGACGCGGTGCTTCTGCGACGTGCGCGATGTCGCCGGCGCGCTGCCGCGGCTGGTCGGCAACCGCGGCTGTCACGGTCGGGTGCTCAATCTTGGATCCGATGCGCCGATCTCGATGAACCGCTTGGCCGACTTGGTCATCCACACGCTCGGTTCCTCGTCTCATACCGTTCACGTTCCGTACGAGATCGCCTACTCGCCGGGCTTTGAGGACCTCCGCCAGCGGCGGCCCGACCTCACCCGGCTGCGCGAGGCGATCGGCTTTGCTCCGACTCGAACGCTGGAGCAGACAATTGTCGATATCGCACACACCCTCGGGTGGTTGCCCGCGGGCGGTGCGTCCGTGACTACGGTCACGGGAACAAGAGCTCGTGGGCCAATGCCGTGA
- a CDS encoding undecaprenyl/decaprenyl-phosphate alpha-N-acetylglucosaminyl 1-phosphate transferase — protein MTWMTTLAQDSLATRRAVEMLRSIQEESTKSTDQIDEVIRVLEPSVVPGATRLEIFHGYVGVFIVAFLVTLLVTPLMRRLAIANGVIDRPGEARKVHRIPIAYMGGVAVYLGLLGAILFSYTAKWHGLIAPHPTKGIASEGLIPGGVPVSILLGMTVIMIVGLLDDVLKISPRIKIAGQLVAAAALAVENVGVKLASQVVVPVANAFGIPTQSVGDGIPSVVFSIPMPVPVLGIDHIPIDVVYWVGTAIIALAVLGACNASNLIDGLDGLLTGTTAISAVGLLVIALSLALADDGARQVNGGLDGPRIVLCLALLGACLGFLPHNFNPATIFLGDAGSLLLGYCTIVIILTLGDTGRTNLVLAGLVVYALPIIDTTLAIVRRKVSGKAISAADDQHLHHMLKRALGVKSAVFVLYLIAASFAVLGVSLALFRSRLTYAVVLVFAAYIGVTAFKIARRKHIEEHAERRAKRTGQGPAVVKQDEAGAPALRGVAESQPVGAAESR, from the coding sequence ATGACCTGGATGACCACCTTGGCGCAGGACTCGCTCGCGACCCGGCGGGCCGTGGAGATGCTGCGCTCGATCCAGGAGGAAAGCACCAAAAGCACCGATCAGATCGACGAGGTCATCCGGGTGCTGGAACCGTCGGTCGTCCCGGGCGCCACGCGCCTTGAGATCTTCCACGGCTACGTGGGGGTGTTTATTGTTGCATTCCTGGTGACCCTGCTCGTGACGCCCCTGATGCGCCGCCTCGCGATCGCCAACGGCGTGATCGACCGTCCGGGCGAGGCGCGGAAGGTGCACCGGATCCCGATCGCCTACATGGGCGGTGTCGCGGTCTACCTCGGCCTGCTCGGTGCGATCCTCTTCTCGTACACCGCCAAGTGGCACGGGCTGATCGCGCCGCACCCGACCAAGGGAATCGCCTCCGAGGGGCTGATCCCCGGCGGCGTGCCGGTCAGCATCCTGCTGGGCATGACGGTCATCATGATCGTCGGCCTGCTCGACGACGTGCTGAAGATCTCGCCGCGGATCAAGATCGCGGGCCAGCTTGTCGCCGCGGCGGCGCTCGCGGTCGAGAACGTCGGCGTGAAGCTGGCGTCGCAGGTAGTCGTCCCGGTTGCGAACGCGTTCGGCATCCCGACTCAGTCTGTGGGTGATGGGATCCCCAGCGTGGTGTTCTCGATCCCGATGCCGGTGCCGGTGCTGGGGATCGACCACATCCCCATCGACGTGGTGTACTGGGTCGGCACGGCGATCATTGCGCTGGCCGTGCTGGGCGCGTGCAACGCGTCGAACCTTATCGACGGGCTGGACGGGCTGCTGACCGGTACTACCGCGATATCGGCCGTTGGCCTGCTCGTCATCGCGCTCTCGCTGGCCCTGGCGGACGACGGCGCCCGCCAGGTCAACGGCGGACTCGACGGCCCGCGGATCGTTCTTTGTCTGGCGCTGCTCGGAGCGTGTCTTGGCTTCCTGCCGCACAACTTTAACCCGGCGACGATCTTCCTGGGCGATGCTGGGTCGCTGCTGCTTGGCTATTGCACGATTGTCATCATCCTGACGCTGGGCGACACGGGTCGGACGAACCTTGTGCTCGCCGGCCTTGTGGTGTACGCCCTCCCGATCATCGATACCACGCTGGCGATCGTCCGGCGGAAGGTCTCCGGGAAGGCCATCTCCGCGGCGGACGACCAGCACCTGCACCACATGCTCAAGCGGGCCCTTGGGGTCAAGAGTGCGGTGTTCGTGCTGTACCTGATCGCCGCGTCCTTCGCGGTACTCGGTGTGTCGCTCGCCCTGTTCCGGTCGCGCCTGACGTACGCGGTGGTGCTCGTGTTTGCCGCGTACATCGGGGTGACGGCGTTCAAGATCGCTCGCCGGAAGCACATCGAGGAGCACGCGGAGCGGCGGGCGAAGCGGACCGGTCAGGGTCCCGCGGTCGTGAAGCAGGACGAGGCCGGGGCGCCGGCGCTCCGCGGCGTCGCGGAGTCGCAGCCGGTCGGCGCGGCGGAGTCTCGCTGA
- a CDS encoding aldehyde dehydrogenase family protein has translation MTRLEVAKTYKLFINGKFPRSESGRTTPVATSDGHAEPTVVHVCRASRKDLRDAVTAARKAQEPWAGATAYLRGQIFYRMAEMLEGHRALFESLIAGARPKPTAAHRTAARVEVAATIERLVAFAGWADKYAQVLGCNNPVAGPYYNFTTPEPTGVVGVIAPDEPSLLGLITLIAPPLCAGNAVVALAAEANPLPAAVLGEVLATSDLPGGVVNLLTGSRDELIPVFASHRDVDSLVGAGLSPAHAATLREGAAENVKRVVILGAPAPAARKSSSKPPAIDWHDTTAWESPWSIEPFVEFKTVWHPSGA, from the coding sequence ATGACCCGCCTCGAAGTCGCCAAGACCTACAAGCTCTTCATCAACGGCAAGTTCCCCCGCTCCGAGAGCGGCCGCACCACTCCAGTCGCCACCTCCGACGGCCACGCCGAGCCCACCGTCGTCCACGTCTGCCGCGCCTCCCGCAAGGATCTCCGTGACGCCGTCACCGCCGCGCGCAAGGCCCAGGAACCGTGGGCCGGCGCCACGGCGTACCTCCGCGGCCAGATCTTCTACCGCATGGCCGAGATGCTCGAGGGCCACCGCGCCCTCTTCGAATCGCTCATCGCAGGCGCCCGCCCCAAGCCGACCGCAGCCCACCGCACCGCCGCCCGCGTGGAGGTCGCCGCCACGATCGAGCGCCTGGTTGCCTTCGCCGGCTGGGCCGACAAGTACGCGCAGGTTCTCGGTTGCAACAACCCCGTCGCCGGGCCCTACTACAACTTCACCACCCCCGAGCCGACCGGCGTCGTCGGCGTCATCGCCCCCGACGAGCCCTCGCTGCTCGGGCTCATCACCCTCATCGCCCCCCCGCTGTGCGCCGGCAACGCCGTCGTCGCCCTCGCCGCGGAAGCCAACCCCCTGCCCGCCGCAGTCCTCGGCGAGGTGCTGGCCACCAGCGACCTGCCCGGCGGTGTCGTCAACCTCCTCACCGGCAGCCGCGACGAACTGATCCCGGTCTTCGCCTCGCACCGCGACGTCGATTCCCTGGTCGGCGCCGGTCTCTCGCCAGCGCACGCGGCCACCCTCCGCGAGGGCGCGGCGGAGAACGTCAAGCGCGTGGTGATCCTCGGCGCCCCGGCCCCCGCCGCCAGGAAGTCCTCCTCCAAGCCCCCGGCCATCGACTGGCACGACACCACAGCCTGGGAAAGCCCCTGGTCCATCGAGCCGTTTGTCGAGTTTAAAACTGTCTGGCACCCGAGCGGCGCCTGA